The following proteins come from a genomic window of Manduca sexta isolate Smith_Timp_Sample1 chromosome 6, JHU_Msex_v1.0, whole genome shotgun sequence:
- the LOC115440521 gene encoding polycomb group RING finger protein 3, producing the protein MTMERRIKLKTLNSHITCKICRGYFIDATTVTECLHTFCKSCLVKHLEENNTCPTCNIVIHQSHPLHYISFDRTMQDIVYKLVPDLQDNELKRERDFYRAQGLPCPKDAALAADKPAGDEPEQPDNTDCHRKDEQVNVCLECISTSLRTLKRSFIRCSAQATITHLKKFVAKKVLNSIEQYREIDILCNDELLGKDHTLKFVYVTRWRFRDPPLRLQYRPKIDL; encoded by the exons ATGACAATGGAAAGGAGGATAAAGTTGAAAACACTAAACAGCCATATTACATGCAAAATTTGCCGTGGGTATTTCATAGACGCTACTACAGTCACCGAATGTCTTCATACAT TTTGTAAGAGTTGCTTGGTGAAGCATTTGGAAGAGAACAACACTTGTCCAACATGCAACATTGTGATTCACCAGTCTCATCCGCTACACTACATCAGCTTCGACCGCACCATGCAGGACATTGTGTACAAACTGGTCCCGGACCTTCAGGATA ATGAATTGAAACGCGAGCGCGACTTCTACCGCGCGCAGGGGCTGCCGTGCCCCAAAGACGCCGCCCTCGCCGCCGACAAGCCCGCCGGCGACGAGCCTGAGCAGCCCGACAACACCGACTGTCACAGGAAGGATGAACAG GTAAATGTATGCCTGGAGTGCATATCAACATCGTTACGAACACTTAAGAGGAGCTTCATTCGGTGTTCAGCACAGGCCACTATCACACACCTCAAGAAGTTTGTGGCCAAGAAGGTGTTAAACAGCATAGAGCAGTATAGGGAA ATTGATATCTTATGCAATGACGAGCTCCTAGGCAAAGATCACACACTAAAGTTTGTGTATGTAACGCGCTGGCGATTCAGGGACCCCCCTCTCCGGCTACAGTATAGGCCTAAGATTGATCTGTAA
- the LOC115440512 gene encoding zinc finger protein 62 homolog: MSTDLKSRNVPLDLSKVCRICLQSNKPTCDIYTSYYVKRNTLYCEMLASCTKLKLNKDDGLPRQICKDCCKQLKRTYAFNLQCEESDKELKGYILKDEFKNSKVKVVKEEAVHNTELVLSMIEDNDVKSDIKVEPSYNDGEDSCWDADDDNLLLEDIKTKKRLDESSLNNDIENCIDTEGLLLDNIEIKNKNEASQLRELKPKGKRGRKKKVTLNGETPSLPESKLPHQCDICGKFLSTKSNLKAHKICHTDIRPYKCPDCPASFRGHSALFQHKKVHTGETPYHCEYCPKQFSRRTGLVNHIRMHIGEKLYSCDICFKNFVQSAQLSIHMKRHKGDKPFLCQDCGKGFPIKADLRVHQRIHNGEKPYSCHLCTKTFATAGNLSIHVRIHNKEVRYNCEVCHRGFVTCSAYNVHLKRHKGQRDHHCECGKTFYTSSALKQHKVVHTGEKKYQCKICERKFTQTSHLSRHFKRDHAKPNMPVPSSDHYKIVLQGNKVFGLLDGALQKFTETTNSNVKCEGS; encoded by the exons ATGTCTACCGATTTAAAATCACGAAATGTGCCTCTGGACCTGAGCAAAGTGTGTCGAATATGTCTGCAGTCGAATAAACCAACATGCGATATATACACAAGTTATTATGTGAAAAGAAACACTCTCTACTGTGAAATGCTAGCTTCCTGTACTAAATTAAAG CTAAACAAAGATGATGGATTACCAAGACAAATATGTAAAGACTGTTGTAAGCAACTTAAACGGACCTACGCATTCAACCTGCAGTGTGAAGAGAGTGACAAGGAACTAAAAGGATACATACTTAAAGATGAATTTAAGAACAGTAAAGTAAAGGTTGTGAAAGAAGAAGCCGTGCACAATACAGAACTTGTTTTGTCTATGATTGAGGATAATGATGTCAAGAGTGATATTAAAGTTG aGCCTTCATACAATGATGGAGAAGACAGCTGTTGGGATGCAGATGATGACAACCTTCTTCTAGAAGATATCAAAACTAAGAAGAGGCTAGATG aatcaTCTTTAAACAATGACATCGAAAATTGCATAGACACAGAAGGATTGCTTTTagacaatattgaaattaagaacaaaaatgaag CATCACAATTACGCGAATTGAAACCTAAAGGCAAAAGAGGGAGAAAGAAAAAAG TAACGCTAAACGGCGAGACGCCATCTCTGCCGGAGAGCAAGTTGCCGCACCAATGTGATATCTGTGGCAAGTTCCTGAGCACCAAGAGCAACCTGAAGGCGCACAAGATATGTCACACTGACATACGACCGTATAAGTGTCCCGACTGTCCAGCTTCGTTTAG GGGTCACAGCGCGCTATTCCAGCACAAGAAAGTCCACACAGGTGAAACTCCATACCACTGCGAATACTGCCCGAAGCAGTTCAGCAGACGTACTGGGCTTGTCAATCATATACGGATGCACATAG GTGAGAAGCTGTACAGCTGTGACATCTGTTTCAAGAACTTTGTGCAGAGCGCTCAACTGTCAATACACATGAAACGGCACAAGGGAGACAAGCCGTTCCTGTGCCAGGATTGTGGGAAAG GTTTCCCGATAAAAGCGGACCTTCGCGTCCACCAGCGTATCCATAATGGTGAGAAGCCGTACAGCTGCCACCTCTGCACCAAGACCTTCGCTACCGCCGGCAATCTCTCCATACACGTGCGCATACACAACAAGGAAGTCAG ATACAACTGCGAAGTGTGTCACCGCGGTTTCGTCACATGCAGTGCCTACAACGTCCATCTAAAGCGGCACAAAGGGCAGAGAGACCATCACTGCGAGTGTGGCAAGACTTTCTACACCTCGTCCGCGCTCAAACAACACAAAGTCGTCCACACCGGCGAAAAGAAATATCAGTGCAAAATATGCGAGAGAAAATTCACACAAACTAGTCATTTAAGTCGTCATTTTAAAAGGGACCACGCAAAACCGAACATGCCAGTGCCTTCGTCAgatcattataaaattgtattgcaaGGAAACAAAGTATTTGGGCTACTAGATGGCGCTTTACAGAAGTTTACAGAGACCACTAATTCAAACGTCAAATGCGAAGGATCATAG